The Gloeobacter violaceus PCC 7421 DNA window GGTGCCGTCCGGCTCCGGCGGGACGCGCAGGCTCAATAGCCGGCTGTCGGCGTAGGCGGTGCGCAGCTTCCCGATGGCCGCGGCCGGCGAGATGGGCTCTCCTTGCAGTCGCGAACGGGTCCACTGCGGGTGGAGGGTACGGTTGATCTCTTCGCTGAACACCAGCACGCTGCCGCTTACACAGATGACCACCAACAGCAGGCCGAGCACCACACCGGTCCACTGGTGGAGCGCAAAAACCACAGGCCGCACTTTGAAGTTCATCGCTCAAAACTCCACCGAGACGCTGCCGATCACCGTGAACGGGGTCCCCACGATCACATCGAGGGCGCTGCCGGCGCTTTCGTAGTACTCGACGTTGAACAGGTTGCGGAAGTTAAAAGCATAGCGGACATTGTCGGCGCGGTAGTAGACGCCGGCGTCGGTGCGCAGATAACCGGGCAGCGTAAAAGTATTGGCCAGATCTCCCGTTCGCTCGCCGACATAGAACAAACCGAGGCCGAAACCGAGACCTTTGAGGGAACCTTCCTGCAACTGGTAGGTGCTCCAGAGGCTAGCGCTGTGGTGGGGGACGGCGCCTAGACGGTTACCGACTGCAAACTGGGTGTCGCGGGTGATGCGCGCGTCGATGTAGGCGTAGGCGGCGGTCAGGTTCCAACCCGGCACAGGTTCGCCGGTGAGGTCGAATTCGACGCCGCGGCTGTTCTGCTCACCCGTCTGCAGCGAAAAGAAAGGATTGCTCGGATCGGGGGTAAGCACGTTCTGGCGGGTCAAATCGAAATAGGCAAGCGTCGTGAAGAGCTTCCCTTCCAACAGATCCGCCTTGAGACCCGCCTCGAACTGCTCGCCGCGCTCGGGCACAAACGGCAACCCCGCCTGGTTGGTTCCCAGCGTCGGCAAAAAGGAGCGGCTGAAGCTGCCGTAAAGGGCGAGCGGCAGGATGGGCCTCCAGACAAGACCGACGCGCGGGCTGAAGGCGTCGAAATCTTCGCTGGTGCGCGTGGCGGTGAGCAAATCGGCGGTCCGCTGGGTGGCATTGTCGTAGCGCAGTCCCAACAGCAGCTTCAGATTCTCTGAAAAACTCAACTGATCCTGGATGTAGATGCCGTAGGAAGAGGGGGAATTGAAGCTGTTCGCCTCCAGAATGGTCGGCCCCCGGGTCGGGCTGTAGACCGGGTTGAACAGGTCGAGCGGGGCGATGAGCGCACCGTTGAACTGGCGGGTGGCGTTGTAGAACCAGGAGGCGTCGAAGCCGAAGACGAGCTTGTGCTCCACCGGACCGGTGCGAAAGTTGCCGATGAGGTAGGTGTCGACGATGTTGCTGTCGCGCCAGAAGGTATACCCGTCGGGGACCGTCGTGCCCGTGATCACCCGCAACAGCGTGCGGCCGTCGGGGAATAGCTCGACGGGCACAGTCTGGGTGAACAACAGGCGCTGGTGGCTGGAGGAAAAACCGTGGCGCAGCGACCAATTGGGGCTGAAGCGGTGTTCGAGCCGGTAGCTGAAGCGGTAGGCGCTGCTGCCGTAGTTGTCGAGCAAAGGTTCGCCCACAAAGCGGCCGGTGGAGATTTTGCCGTTCGGGTTGGGCAGGACCGTGCCCACGGCGGGCAGGCCGAAGGTGGAAGGCTGGCGGGCATTGTAGAATTCGCCGTCGATGTCGAGGGTGGTATTGGAGCCGATGCGCCAGGTGAAAGCAGGGGCCACCAACCAGCGCTCCGCCTGGAAAAAATCGAGGAAGCTTTTGGAATTTTGGTAGACGGCGTTCAACCGGTACGACAGGGCCTTGTCGGCAGTGAGCGGCCCGGTGAAATCGAGGCTGCTTCGAAACAGGCCATAGTTGCCCGCGTCGAAGGTGGCGGCGTAGGCGGCCTTGGGCTGGGGCCTTTTGGTCTCGACGTTGATGATGCCGCTCAGTTCGCCCTGGCCGTAGAGCACCGAGCCCGGCCCTTTGAGCACCTCGATGCGCTCGATCGAAGCGACGTCGAAGCCAGCCAGGCTGTTGACGCCGTCGCGAAAGCCGTTGCGGTAGATGTTGTTGGTGTTGAAGCCCCGGACGTTGAAGGTGCTGAAGGAGGCAAAGGTGGGATTGGCGTTGAAGACGCCGCTCACGGTCTTGAGCGCGTCGTTGAACTGAATAATCTTTTGATCTTCGAGCAACTGCCGGGGGACCACCTGGATCGATTGGGGAATGTCGATGAGCGGGGTGTCGGTCTTGGTGGCGGTGGTGGCGTCCTTGCGCAAGTAGCGTCCGACCACGGTGACTTCGTCGAGTTCAGAAGGGTCGCTCCCGGGCAGATCCTGGCTGGGCGCAGCGGGTGTCGCGGCGGGCGGTGCCTGGGCCAGCCCACCTCCGAGCAATCCCCGCGCCCCGAGCGCGCTGTGCTCCAGATCGGCCTTGCGCACAAGGACTACCTCACTGCCGGCAACGGGCAGCGCAAAAGCCGGGGCAACGGCCACCAAACTGGGCAGGGCCGCCAGGGCCACAGATCCCAAGAAGAAATAACCCGAAAAACTGCGCATGTGCGGCTCCATTGCCGGCAAGCAAAAACCAACGGACCCGCCAATCGGGTAAACCAACAGCCCGCGCCGATTGCGGTCTCCGACGGATGGTCAGGCGTAGGATATCGCAATTGGGAAAAAGCAGCAATAGTGATTGAACTCCCCTCCGACGACAGGTGGTATATCTTTTGCAAAGCTATTGGAACACGGCCTCTGAGTTTCGAGCGTCGATGTATCGATCAAAATTTATTGACAGTCAGTTTCAACAATACTAAGCTGCCATAGAAAGAGAGCGGCGCTGCACAACCCCGATGTCGGTCGACGTGACCGGCGGCGGGTGCTGCTGCGATGCGTCCTCATGTATTCGCTTGCGTTCGGTGAGCATCCGGGCTGCGGGGCGTCTGCCCTTCGGCCTGTAAGTTCTGCGCGACCGGACCCAGTCGGCCCATTTCAAGAACACGGAGGTTCCATGCCAGCCAAGATCGGTTTGTTTTTCGGCACCACCACCGGCAAGACCGGGGATGCCGCCGAGGTCATCCAGCAGGAATTGGGTAAAACCCAGGTGGATCTGCGCGACATCGGCCGGGCGTCCAAGGCGGACCTGACCGCCTACGAGTACCTCATCATCGGTTGTCCCACCTGGAATATCGGCGATTTGCAGGACGACTGGGATTCGTTCTATCCGGATCTCGACCAGATCAATTTCGCCGGCAAGAAGGTGGCCTACTTCGGCACCGGCGACCAGCGCGGCTACGGCGACAACTTCCAGGACGCCATGGGCATCTTGGAAGAAAAGATCTCCCAGCGCGGCGGTACCACCGTCGGCTATTGGCCGGCGGACAATTACGATTTCAACGCCTCAAAAGCCTACAAAAACGGCAAGTTCGTGGGTCTGGCCCTCGACGACGACAACCAACCGGAACAGACCGAGCGGCGTATCAAGCAGTGGGTGGCGCAGTTGAAGCGCGAGTTCGGCATCTAGCTTGGGCTAAGCCGGGGCAGCCGGTTCGGGCCGACAGCGGACCGCCACCGGCCGGTTGCCCTTTCCTGAAGACCGTGTAAAGGAGGAAGCGGTGCCTGAGACTCAATTGCTCAGCGGCTATCTTTGGGGTTACCTGTGCGTCAGCGACGTCATCCCCCAGGTGCTGCCCTGCGTGCGCTGCGCAGACCGCTGGGTGGTGCACTTTGCCCGCCACCCCGGCGAAGAAGCCCTCTGGCGGCAGCGCGGGTGGGCCAGGGCGCAACCGATTCCCTACCGCCGCCAACCGGAAGGGCTAAGCGTGGAGCGGGATCTGCCGGAGGCCGGCTTCGGCCGGGCCGAACCCGTTGCCGCAACACAGTCTGCTGCCTGCGTGCGTTGCGGCGATTGCCTGGATTGTCCCTGCGGGGCTGGATGCGCGACCCCGCCGCTTAAAGGGGGATGACCGATGCGGGCTCTGCCGGGTGTGTCTGAGGGTTTGCTGTTCTCCTTGTGCGCCCGCTACCTGGAGACGCAGCGGCAGGACGGCATCGTCTTCGACCAGAAAGCCATCGAGATTGTCCACAGGTTGAACCTCGATTGCACCGCCCTGGCCAGGCGCAACAGTGTCTGGCCGACGCAGGTGGCCGTCGCCATCCGCACCGAGATCCTCGATCGCGCGGTGCAGCGGTTCTTGCAGGTCCATCCCGAGGCGGTGGTCGTCAACCTGGGAGCGGGCCTTTGCACGCGCTACTTCCGGGTGGACAACGGCCGGGTGCGCTGGTACGAACTGGACCTGCCGGCCCTGAAGCGACCGTGGAGCCACCTGTTCGGCGAAAGCGACCGCCATCGGCATCTGGGCTGCTCGGTCATGGATTTTGCCTGGATGGATATCCTGCAGCCGCTGCGCCGCTCGCCGTTTCTGTTTATCGCGGAGGGTCTGCTGATGTATCTGACGGAGTGCGAAGCCCGGCAACTGGTCGCTTGTCTGGGAGCCGCCTTTCCTTGTGCCGAACTGTTGGCGGAGGCCGTCAGCCCGGTTGTCGTCGAGCGTCACGACCGGACCGAGGCCGCTTCCTTTCGCTGGGGTATCGACCGCGGCAGCCACCTGGAAGGCTGGAGCGGGGGGGTCGAGTTCCTCCAGGAATGGTATTACCTGGACTACCACCCACACCGCTGGGGGTGGCTGCGGCTGCTGCGCCGGCTGCCCGCGGTGCGCCGGTCGATGAAAATCATTCACATTCGTTATCGTTAGCCCGCGGCCCTGGCCCATCTCCAGAAAAGTGGACAGGCAGCGGCAGAAGCAAAAACAATGGAAGGAGGCGGCAAGGCGCACGGAGCGAACGTCGCCGAAACCCCGATCGGCCGAATTGCTCTCGGCAAGCAACAGCCGCCATCGCTATGATGGTGCGCATAGGTTCACAGGTGCACGCCATGGTTGTTTCCACAGAACCGGTCGTCTACCCGGACTGCGATGGCCTGCCCATGTCCGACAACACCGAGCAGTTCCGCTGGATCGTCTACATCAAAGAAGGCCTGGAGTGGCTGTTCGCGGGCGAGCCCGATGTCTTCGTGGCCGGCGATTTGCTGTGGTACCCGATAGAAGGAGATAACAAGACCCGGCAGGCTCCCGACGCCCTGGTCGCTTTTGGCAGACCCAAGGGCAAGCGCGGCAGCTACCGGCAGTGGCTCGAAGCGGGCATCGCCCCGCAGGTGGTCTTCGAGGTGCTCTCGCCCGGCAACAGTGTCCGGGAGATGACGCGCAAGTTCGCCTTCTACCAGCGCTTTGGTGTCGAGGAGTATTACCTATACGATCCCGAGGCGGGTGCCCTCGACGGCTACGTGCGCCGGGGCGGAGTGCTGGAGGGCATCGAGTCGATGTCAGGGTGGGTGAGCCCCAGGTTGGGGGTGCGCTTCGATGTGGATGCCGGGGGCCAGTTGCAGATGTGGCGGCCGGACGGGACGCCGTTCGAGAGCTATGGAGAAATCGCCGCCCGCGCCGAGCAGGAGCGCCAACGGGCCGAACAGGAGCGCCAACGGGCCGAGCAGGCCGAGCAAAGAGCAGACGAGGAGCGCCAACGCGCCGAGCAGGCCGAACGGAGGAGGGCATTGTCCCTGGTCTTGCGTCTACTCACCCGGCGGGTCGGCACCCTGGAGCCCGGGGTGAGCGAGCGCGTCGGCGGGCTGCCGGATGAAGGGCTCAATGCCCTGGCCGAGGCGCTGCTGGACTTCGGCTGCGCCGCCGATCTGCAAAGCTGGCTCGACGGCCGGCCGACGGGCTAAGCGAGTCGTGCGCCCTCAAAAGCGCACTTCGAGGGTGCCCTGCAGCGTGAACGGCGCACCCGGGTAACCGAACGCATCACCCAGCCTGCGGATGCACCGCTCGACCTCTGCCGGACTTGGGCTCTGCCGCCGATTTGCAGCACCGGTTCGACAGCCGGGCAAGCATGGCAGGATGACAGCACAGCCGGAGCAACCGCGTGGCCGAGCAAGAACGCCGCCCATTCGACACCAGCCTGCAGGGTCTGGCCGCCCTCTACAGCCGCCACTTCCTCGCCTGGCTCAAAGGGCCCGAGGTGACGTGGGAGCAAGAACTCAACTCTGTCATCGTCGCTCAGCAGCGCCGCGCCGATTTTCTGATTCGCTACCGCGATGAGCAGGCGGAGGCACGCTTGCTGCACGTCGAATTCCAAACGCTTGTTCAGAAGGGCGAGCCCCGCGAAGAGCTGCCCGTGCGTATGGCGACTTACGCCCTGTTCGTGCTGAACCGCTACGGCCTGCTGCCCAATCAGGTGCTCGTCCTGCTCAAGGACAGCGCTGCCACCCGTCAGGTACCGGAGCGCTTCGAGCAAGGCCGGGTGCGGGTGGAGTACGACCTTGTGCGGTTGTGGGAGCAAGACCCCGAGCCGGTGCTGGCCAGTGGTCTGGTGGGGCTGATGCCGCTGGTGCCGCTGATGCGCGGGCAGGAATTGGGGGCACTGCTGGAAGCGTGCACCGGGGTCATTGAGGCGGAGATAGAATCGAGCCAACAGCGCACCGAGGTGCTGACGGTCACGGGTCTTTTGGCCTCATTAAGGGATACGCAAGTCGTCACGGAGTTTTTTAGAAGGAGGTCGCAGATGAGTTTGTTGACCGAGACGCCGCTGTTTCAGGAGTTGACCCGCGAGCTGGTGCAACAGGCTGTGCAACAGGCTGTGCATGAAACGGAGCAACGCACCAGACTTCAGTTTCTGCTGCACCAACTGGAGCACAAGTTTGGGCCGTTGCCGGAAGATATGCTGACAGCCCTGCAGGCGATAGCCGATACGGACGCGCTGGACACTCTGGGCCTGGCCTTGCTCGATGCCCCGGACATCGAGGCGTTTCGCCGGCAGCTGCCGCCGTCGGTCTCGTGAGCGAAGGGTGCCCAATCGCCGTCGATGAGAGCAGACGCTGGGGCTGTTGTGGTGCGACCGCCATGCCCTCGAATCAAAAGCGCACTTCGAGGGTGCCCTGCACCGTGAAGGGTGCCCCCGGAGTAATCCCCCCGCGGCTGACGGCCGACTCGATGTACTGGGCATTGAACAGGTTCTTGAAGTTGAGGGCCGCGTTCAGTCCGCCGCGGCGGTAGTAGAGCGCCACATCGAAGCGGGTGTAACCGGGCACCGAAAAGCTGTTGGCCAGATCCCCGAAGCGCTCGCCCACCGAGAACACCCCCGCCCCGATCCCCCAGCCCGCCAGCGCTCCCTCGCTCACCCGGTAGGCGCTCCAGAGGCTCCCCCCATGCAGCGGCGCGGTGGGCAGGCGGTTGCCTACCGGGTAGGTGTTGTCGCGGCTGATCTTCGCGTCGGTGTAGGCGTAAGTGGCGACCACGTTCCACCCCGGCAGGATCTCGCCGGTGAGGTCGAATTCGACCCCCTGGCTCTCCTGCTCGCCCACCTGAATCGAAAAGCGGGGGTTGGTGGGGTCGAAGGTGACGACGTTGGTCTTGGCAATCTTGAACAGCGCCAGGTTGGCGAACAGGCGGCCCGCCAGCAAATCGGCCTTGGCGCCCAGTTCGTAGCCGGTGCCGCGGGTGGGCAGAAACGGCGTACCCGCAGCGCTGCGGCCGGAAGTGGGAGTGAAAGACTGGTTGAAGTTGGCGAACAGCGACACGTCGGGGGCGGGTTTGTACAACAGGCCGACCCGCGGAGAGAACGCCTGCCCCTCCGAAGGGTTTATCGCACCCGTTATCGGATCCGTACTGGGCGCCGAGGCAGTGTCGTAACGACCGCCGAGCACCAGCTTGAGGTTGTCCGAAAAGGAAATCTGATCCTGCAGGTACACCCCGAAAAAGCTGATGGCGTTCCTGAAACCATAAGGAGAACGCGACGATTCCGCGGCGGGCTCGAGCACGTAGGGAGGGGGCTGATAGATATCGATGACATTCGCCAGGCCAAAGATTCCGTACCCCGACTGGAGAGACTTGCCCAGTTCGAGGCCAAATAGGACCGTGTGGTCGATCGAGCCCGTCTTTGCCTTCCAGATCAGGTCGTTCTGGAAACCGAACGATTCGAAGTAATACTCCCCCCGGTCGTCCGCCAGCTGCAACGAGCGGTTGTCTTCCAGCAGCCCTGCGCTATAGATCAATCTTGGGTAGTTTTCGATATAGCTGGCGTAGCGCCCCGCACTGCGCATGGTCAGATTCTCCGCGAACCGGTGTTCCAGCACCGCGATGGCCCGCGTCGAATTGGTAAGCAGCAATCCCTTGGGATCGGCAAAGAGCCGGTTGTACGGTACCGGCGCCACCCCGGTGCCCACCGCCGGAAGGCCCAGCTCGAAAGGACGGTTGTCGCGGCTGTGGATTACCTCGAAGCTCAGCGTCGTGTCGGGAGTGACTCTCCACTCCAGCACCGGCGAGAAGAACGTCCGCCGACCCTGGGTGCCACGAAAAGTATTGGCGTCTTCGTAGGCGACATTCAGCCGGTAGGCCAGGGTGCCGCCCGCGGTGAGCGGGCCGGACAGATCCAGCGTCGTGCGGTAGAAGTCGTAGCTGCCGGCGGTGAAGCCGATCGCGGTGTAGGGGGTGAGCAGGGGTCTTTTGGTGACGTAGTTGATGACGCCCGCGGGTTCCGCTTGCCCGAACAGCACCGAGGACGGCCCTTTGAGCACCTCGATGCGCTCGATGTTCGTGGTATCGACGGCATTGAACGAATCGAACTTGCTCGTTGCAAAGGCATTGGTGAACTGGCTTGCGGTAAAGCCGCGGATATTGAACGATTCGCTGTAATTGCTGTAGTTGTTGTTCAGGTAGACGCCGCTGACGTTGCGCAACACCTCTCGCATGCGCACGGAGCCCTGGTCCTCGATGATCTGGCGGGGGATGACCTGGACGGACTGGGGCGTGTCGAGAATCGGGGTGTCGGTCTTGGTGGCGGTCGAGGCGTTCGAGCGGCGGTAAGTACCAGTGCCGGTCACCGTCACCTCGTCGAGTTCCTCGCCGTCCGGTGGGGCAGGAGCCTGGGCTTGGCTCGGCTCGGCGGGCTGTTGGGCCAGATGGGCGGCACTGGTCGAGACGGAGGGCAGTTCGCCGAGGCGCGACACCTCCGTGGCCAACGGCTGGGCAGCAGCGGGGCCGGCGCACAGCAGCGACAAGCCGCCCGCCACCAACAGACTGGCGTTGCGGTTAGGCAGGCAAGCCTTCACCCTCCGTACGGAAGTGGCCAACCGTGCCCGCCGAATGGCGATCACCGGCTCTGCCGCCCGCGCGAGCGCAGCCGCCGCAACCGACCACCCGCCCGCCGCCATTCGCGCATTTCGCAACCCCACACCCATCCCAGCGCACCTTTGTTGAGAGTGGTTCCTAGCAAAGTACTAGGGTGCCGACGCCTTTGTGAAGCGCAAGCCGATGGCTGGACGGAATTTTTTGATGGCTGGACAGAACTTTTGAATAGCCAGGCAAATGCTTAAAAGCCGATTTGTCTCTCCCAATCCCGCTGGTCTGCGCGGCACCGAGCGTTCTGCTGCCGGGCGAATCACAGACCCGTTCGTCCCGGGGGACCGACCGCAATCTTTACATCTGCCTTATCGGTAATCTTTCGGAGCGACCCCGAACTTCTTGCGAAACGCCGCCGCGAAATGGCCGCGATCCGCAAAGCCCACCGCCTGCATCACCCCAGACACGTTCGCCTCGCCCGACAGCAGCAACTGCCGCGCCTGCTCCAGCCGGTAGTCGCGCAGATAGCCGAACACCGTTGTGCCGAACACCTGCCGGAAACCGCGCTTGAGCGCACATTCGTTCAGTCCCACCCGCCGCGCCAGCTCGGCCAAAGCCAGCGGCCGATCCAGATTCTGCAGCACGATTTCGCGGGCGCGACAGATGCGCTCGACGCAATCGGATTGCAACGCATGCTGCAGGCATCGCCCCTGCCGCACCTCCTGCTCGTGCTCCAAGACCAGCGCCGCCGCCTCCAGCGCCTTGGCTTCCAGATACAGCCGCTTGGCGAGGCCCGAATACGGACAGCGGACGATTTGCCGAAGGATCTGCTGCAGGGCGGGCGAGACCGTTCCCACGCGGGTGTAGTATTTTTGGTCCGCTGGGCGGACCAGGTGCGCGAACTCCGTCGGCAGTTCTCCATTGTGGCCAACGAAGGCAACCAGCACCTCCGGCTGCATCCAGATGTGCACCTCCAGGATAGGAAAGTGATCCGGGCCGGCCATGGTTTGCTTGGGAGCCAGACCGCTGCCGTAGAGGGCGTATTCGAGGTTGCCCACCTCGGTGCTGCCGTCCCGGTGCTCCCCCGACAGGTGGAAATGGAAACACAGGCATTCCTCCCGTTCCGGCAAAGCAAGCTCCCAGCGATCGCGCAGCCGGAAATTTTCGATGCACAATGCCAATCCCTCGCGCAAGGCAATTTCTCGAAAACAACCTTCGGCCAACCACGACGGCAAGCGCCAGAGCAGATCCAGTTCGTCTTGCGGATCCGGGTATTGTGTGTGCGCGTTAAGCTCTTGGCCCAAATCAGCCAAGACTTGCTCAGACATGGAGATAGTCACGGCGACACCCCTTGAGATGAGCCAAACAGCTTATCAAAAGACTATCGCATTAAAGCCCTTGCCCGCGGCTGAAAGCAGTGGGTTTGGAAGGCCGATGCGTGCCGCCGGCGGGTTATCCGACAGACCGTACACCGGTTGCTCCGCCAATTCGCCAGCCTCCGGCCTGTTGCTGCGCCTGCCACTGGCGGCGGTAGCGACCGTTTTCGACGGCCAGCAGCTCGGCGTGGGTGCCGCGCTCGACGATGCGGCCGTGTTCGAAATAGAGGATCTGATCGGCGTGCTGGATGGTCCAGAGGCGGTGGGCAATCACGATCACCGTGCGCCCCCTGGTCAGTGCGGCGATCGCCTGCTGGATGAGCCGCTCGTTGTCCAGATCGACGCTTGCGGTCGCTTCATCCAGGATAAGAATCGGGGCGTCCTTGAGCAGGGCGCGGGCGATACTGAGGCGCTGGCGCTGCCCGCCGGAGAGGTCGTAGCCGCCCTCGCCCAGGATCGTCTCGTAGCCCTGCGGCAGTTGCACAATAAAATCGTGGGCGCGGGCAGCCTTGGCGGCGGCGAGCACCTGTTCGGCGTCGGCGTCGGGACAGCCCAGGCGGATATTGTTGAGCACCGAGTCGCGAAACAAGTACACATCCTGAAAGACGATGCCGATGTGCGCCTGGAGCGCAGCCATGGCCATTGCGCGCACATCAACGCCGCCGATGCGGATTGCACCCGAATCGACATCCCATAATCTGGTAAGCAAGTGGGCGACGGTGGACTTGCCCGAGCCGGAGGGACCGACCAGGGCGGTGAGCGTGCCTGGGCGCATCACCGCCCACACCCGTTTTAGGACGGTCTGCTCCTCGTAGGCGAAAGAGACGTTGTCAAAGACGACGTCGCAACCGGTGGGCAGACTCGCTGCGGCCGGTTCGGGCTGGGCGGATTCGCCGAAGTACCCGCGGATGCGCGCGATGGTGGCGGAGGCGAAACGCAATTCGGCCAGATAGATGCCCAGTTCGGCAAGGGATTTGTAAAAGCGCAGCGAGAGCACCAGAAACAACAGATACACCGCCGGGGAGAGCGCCCCACCGGTCATCAACCAGGCGCCGACCACCGCCGCGATCGTGAAGCCCAACTCGACGGTGAACCCGTACATCAGCAGGGCGGGGGCGGGGGCCAGTTCCGTATACAGGCTCTGCTTTTCCAGGCGCGCAAGACTCGCCGCCAGCGCCGCGTGCTTGGCGCCCGTGCGGCCAAAAGCGCGCAGCACGGCGATCCCCTGGATATATTCGACCAGCCGCCCGACCGTGTCGGCCTTGGCGTCCATCAGCTTTTCGCCGGCGCGCACCAGCAGCCACTGGCTCCAAATGACCGCCAGCAGCGCAAAAGGGATCGTGGCCACCGCCAGCAGCGCCAGGCGCCAATCGGCCAAAAAGAGCACCCCGGCGATGCACACCGGCAGGGCCAGATTGGCGATCACCAGACCCCAGGTGTGGGTGACAACCTCGGTGTAGATGGCGAAGTCGCCGGTCAGCACATCCGCGAGCGCCCCGGTGCGCCGACGGGTAAAAAAGCCCATCGGCAGGCGGCCCAGGTGGTCGGCCAGCCGCAGGCGCATGTCGCACACGAGCGCGTAGGTGGCGGCAAAGTTGTCGAGCATGGCGTGGGCGCGCACCACCCACAACAGCAGCAGGCAGACGCCCAAGATCGCCGCCGCTCCCCAGGCGAGCGCGTCGGTGGCCCGGCCGGCAAAGACGGCCTCCAGGGCAAAATACAGCACCAGGTACGGCACCACGCCCAACAGCGCCTGCAGGATGCTGAGGGTCAGGCCGCGCCACAGCCGCGCGTCGGTGCGCCCGGCCAGATCGAACCCGAAATCAACCAGCATGCGCTTCTTCCCCCGTTGCGGTGGTCATCGTCCATCCCACGGCCTGCTGCTGGGCGGCCCAGAGTCTGCGGTAGGTTCCACTGCGCCCCAAAAGCTCCCCGTGGGTGCCCTGGTCTTCGACGGTCCCGCCATTGAAGACCACGATGTGGTCGGCATCGGCAACCGACGCGAGGCGATGGGCGATCACGATCACCGTCTTGCCCTGGATAAGCTCCGCCAGGGCCTGCTGGATCGCCAGTTCGTTCTCCGGATCGGCAAAGGCGGTGGCCTCGTCGAGCAACAGAATCGGCGCATTCTTGAGAATCGCCCGGGCGATGGCGAGGCGCTGCTTCTCGCCGCCCGAAAGCCGCGCCCCGCGATCCCCAAGCTGGGTGTCGTACCCGTCCGGCAGCGCCTGGATAAAGGTGTGGGCGTTGGCCGCCTGCGCCGCCGCTTCCACCTCGGCGTCGCTCGCCCCGGCGCACCCCAGGCGGATATTCTCGCGCACGCTGTCGTGCAAAAGAAACACCTCCTGGAAGACAAAGCCGATGTGGCCCATCAACGCCTCCAGGCCCAAGGCCCGCACATCCACACCGCCCACTTCCACGCGGCCCGCATCCACATCCCAGAAGCGGGCAATCAGCCTGGCCACCGTGCTTTTCCCGGCCCCCGAAGGACCGACCAGAGCCGTCACCCGGCCCGGCTGGGCAGTGAAGCTCACTTGCTGTAGCGCGCTTTTGGCGCCGTCGTAGCTAAAGTGCACATCCACGAAGCGCACGCCGTAATCCGCCGGTTGGACCGGCCCATCCGCCTCCGGCAGCGGCGGGGCATCCAGGATGGCCTGGATCCGCCCGGCGCCCATGATCGTGCGGGAGGTGCTGCCGAAGACGAACATCAACTTGATGAGCGGTGCCGTCAATCCCGCGCCCAGCACCAAAAACAGACACAGCTGGGGCAAGCCCAGCCCGCCGTGCAGGTGCAGAGCGATCCCCACCGGCAGCACCACCAGCAGGTTGCTCCCCAGGGCAATAAAAAAGAGCGCATACGGGTACATCGAGCGCCGGGTCATCGCGGTGGCCACGTCGCGCACGCCGTAGACGGCCGAGCGCAATCGCTCCAGCGAGCCGGCCGTGCGGTTGAAGGCTTTGAGCACGGCGATGCCGCGCAGGTATTCGAGCACCCCGGCGTTGGCGGCCGCCTCGGTGCGGTGCCACAGCCGGTACTGCGCGTCCATGTCCCGAAACGCCCACATCTGGGCGGCGATCCCCACCGGCAGCAGCGCCAGCGACGCGAGCGCCAT harbors:
- a CDS encoding ABC transporter ATP-binding protein; the protein is MTQIASQGSQSLKPAAESLPSAAEGTMVGNGLGLIFRLARRQWPALAAAAAFAVLAVAFELVPYLAVYRIAVEVFSEAPRPEAMVRLAWLAFGAVVLQFVCIAVSNTVAHAAAFRLLRQVRTELTEKMARLPLGFFDRRESGDLKKALVEDVGSLEGVLAHNIPDIVSGILVPLAAGVALFWVDWRMALASLALLPVGIAAQMWAFRDMDAQYRLWHRTEAAANAGVLEYLRGIAVLKAFNRTAGSLERLRSAVYGVRDVATAMTRRSMYPYALFFIALGSNLLVVLPVGIALHLHGGLGLPQLCLFLVLGAGLTAPLIKLMFVFGSTSRTIMGAGRIQAILDAPPLPEADGPVQPADYGVRFVDVHFSYDGAKSALQQVSFTAQPGRVTALVGPSGAGKSTVARLIARFWDVDAGRVEVGGVDVRALGLEALMGHIGFVFQEVFLLHDSVRENIRLGCAGASDAEVEAAAQAANAHTFIQALPDGYDTQLGDRGARLSGGEKQRLAIARAILKNAPILLLDEATAFADPENELAIQQALAELIQGKTVIVIAHRLASVADADHIVVFNGGTVEDQGTHGELLGRSGTYRRLWAAQQQAVGWTMTTATGEEAHAG
- a CDS encoding TonB-dependent siderophore receptor, which translates into the protein MAAGGWSVAAAALARAAEPVIAIRRARLATSVRRVKACLPNRNASLLVAGGLSLLCAGPAAAQPLATEVSRLGELPSVSTSAAHLAQQPAEPSQAQAPAPPDGEELDEVTVTGTGTYRRSNASTATKTDTPILDTPQSVQVIPRQIIEDQGSVRMREVLRNVSGVYLNNNYSNYSESFNIRGFTASQFTNAFATSKFDSFNAVDTTNIERIEVLKGPSSVLFGQAEPAGVINYVTKRPLLTPYTAIGFTAGSYDFYRTTLDLSGPLTAGGTLAYRLNVAYEDANTFRGTQGRRTFFSPVLEWRVTPDTTLSFEVIHSRDNRPFELGLPAVGTGVAPVPYNRLFADPKGLLLTNSTRAIAVLEHRFAENLTMRSAGRYASYIENYPRLIYSAGLLEDNRSLQLADDRGEYYFESFGFQNDLIWKAKTGSIDHTVLFGLELGKSLQSGYGIFGLANVIDIYQPPPYVLEPAAESSRSPYGFRNAISFFGVYLQDQISFSDNLKLVLGGRYDTASAPSTDPITGAINPSEGQAFSPRVGLLYKPAPDVSLFANFNQSFTPTSGRSAAGTPFLPTRGTGYELGAKADLLAGRLFANLALFKIAKTNVVTFDPTNPRFSIQVGEQESQGVEFDLTGEILPGWNVVATYAYTDAKISRDNTYPVGNRLPTAPLHGGSLWSAYRVSEGALAGWGIGAGVFSVGERFGDLANSFSVPGYTRFDVALYYRRGGLNAALNFKNLFNAQYIESAVSRGGITPGAPFTVQGTLEVRF
- a CDS encoding helix-turn-helix transcriptional regulator, which translates into the protein MSEQVLADLGQELNAHTQYPDPQDELDLLWRLPSWLAEGCFREIALREGLALCIENFRLRDRWELALPEREECLCFHFHLSGEHRDGSTEVGNLEYALYGSGLAPKQTMAGPDHFPILEVHIWMQPEVLVAFVGHNGELPTEFAHLVRPADQKYYTRVGTVSPALQQILRQIVRCPYSGLAKRLYLEAKALEAAALVLEHEQEVRQGRCLQHALQSDCVERICRAREIVLQNLDRPLALAELARRVGLNECALKRGFRQVFGTTVFGYLRDYRLEQARQLLLSGEANVSGVMQAVGFADRGHFAAAFRKKFGVAPKDYR
- a CDS encoding ABC transporter ATP-binding protein, with amino-acid sequence MLVDFGFDLAGRTDARLWRGLTLSILQALLGVVPYLVLYFALEAVFAGRATDALAWGAAAILGVCLLLLWVVRAHAMLDNFAATYALVCDMRLRLADHLGRLPMGFFTRRRTGALADVLTGDFAIYTEVVTHTWGLVIANLALPVCIAGVLFLADWRLALLAVATIPFALLAVIWSQWLLVRAGEKLMDAKADTVGRLVEYIQGIAVLRAFGRTGAKHAALAASLARLEKQSLYTELAPAPALLMYGFTVELGFTIAAVVGAWLMTGGALSPAVYLLFLVLSLRFYKSLAELGIYLAELRFASATIARIRGYFGESAQPEPAAASLPTGCDVVFDNVSFAYEEQTVLKRVWAVMRPGTLTALVGPSGSGKSTVAHLLTRLWDVDSGAIRIGGVDVRAMAMAALQAHIGIVFQDVYLFRDSVLNNIRLGCPDADAEQVLAAAKAARAHDFIVQLPQGYETILGEGGYDLSGGQRQRLSIARALLKDAPILILDEATASVDLDNERLIQQAIAALTRGRTVIVIAHRLWTIQHADQILYFEHGRIVERGTHAELLAVENGRYRRQWQAQQQAGGWRIGGATGVRSVG